A window from Thermoanaerobaculia bacterium encodes these proteins:
- a CDS encoding ornithine cyclodeaminase family protein, translating into MSLFLSAADVRRLLPMAEAIEAMADAFRALSDGKALLPLRTIVWTPDRRGGLGLMPGYLPGRFGAKVVTVFPGNHATELDSHQGVVLLFEGERGRLLAIADATEITAIRTAAVSALATRLLAREDAGDLAIFGSGTQARTHLAAMLAVRRIRRVRVWSLSVEAARAFADREGKRHGIAIETPDSAEAAARDAEILCTTTSSRDPFLRADWLSPGAHVNAVGSSVATARELEGAAVARCALFVDRRESTVNESGDFLFAKAEGAIGDDHIRGEIGDVLTGRTPGRRSAGEITLFKSLGLAIEDVAAAEHVWRRATEVGAGVEIDASGRREA; encoded by the coding sequence ATGAGTCTGTTTCTTTCCGCCGCCGACGTCCGGCGGCTCCTCCCGATGGCCGAGGCGATCGAGGCGATGGCGGACGCGTTTCGCGCGCTCTCCGACGGAAAGGCGCTGCTGCCGCTCCGCACGATCGTCTGGACACCGGACCGACGCGGGGGCCTCGGCCTGATGCCCGGCTACCTTCCGGGACGGTTCGGCGCGAAGGTCGTCACGGTGTTCCCCGGCAACCACGCAACGGAGCTCGATTCCCACCAGGGGGTCGTGCTTCTGTTCGAGGGAGAACGCGGCCGGCTCCTCGCGATCGCCGACGCGACCGAGATCACCGCGATCCGCACGGCCGCCGTCTCCGCCCTCGCGACGCGCCTGCTCGCCCGCGAGGACGCGGGCGACCTCGCGATCTTCGGGTCGGGCACGCAGGCGCGGACGCATCTGGCCGCGATGCTCGCCGTGCGCCGCATTCGCCGCGTTCGGGTCTGGAGCCTGTCGGTCGAGGCCGCGCGCGCGTTCGCGGACCGCGAGGGGAAGCGCCACGGCATCGCGATCGAGACGCCGGATTCCGCCGAGGCGGCGGCGCGGGACGCCGAAATCCTCTGCACGACGACCTCCTCGCGCGACCCGTTCCTCCGCGCGGATTGGCTCTCGCCGGGCGCTCACGTCAACGCCGTGGGATCGAGCGTCGCGACGGCGCGCGAGCTCGAAGGCGCGGCGGTCGCCCGGTGCGCGCTCTTCGTGGATCGCCGGGAGTCGACGGTGAACGAGTCGGGAGACTTCCTCTTCGCGAAAGCGGAAGGGGCGATCGGCGACGACCACATCCGCGGCGAGATCGGCGACGTGCTCACGGGGCGGACCCCGGGGCGCCGTTCGGCCGGCGAGATCACGCTCTTCAAGTCGCTCGGCCTCGCAATCGAGGACGTCGCCGCCGCCGAGCACGTCTGGCGGCGAGCCACGGAAGTGGGCGCCGGGGTCGAGATCGACGCGAGCGGGCGGCGCGAGGCGTGA
- a CDS encoding DUF5818 domain-containing protein: protein MAGIGVLVIAAAWAGISRASDDVVVTGYVSDSMCGLDHSAMQDKHGGVARFSDAACVKACVEGGAKYVLADREGNRTYNLKDQHKLEKYAGQRVQIRGELKGDMLDPDKVTLAP from the coding sequence ATGGCCGGAATCGGCGTCCTGGTCATCGCCGCGGCGTGGGCGGGGATCTCGCGCGCGAGCGACGACGTCGTCGTCACCGGATACGTCAGCGACAGCATGTGCGGCCTCGACCATTCGGCGATGCAGGACAAGCACGGCGGGGTGGCGCGATTCTCCGACGCGGCGTGCGTGAAGGCGTGCGTCGAGGGGGGCGCGAAATACGTCCTCGCCGACCGCGAGGGGAACCGCACCTACAACCTGAAGGACCAGCACAAGCTCGAGAAGTACGCCGGACAGCGCGTCCAGATCCGCGGGGAGTTGAAGGGCGACATGCTCGACCCGGACAAGGTGACGTTGGCGCCGTAA